The genomic DNA CCGCGATCACCGCCGCGCGTCCGCTGCACTTCTTCGCCTACGCCTGGGGAGAGGTGTCGGAACCGCTGGCCGAGACCCAAAGCGGTGCGATCGCCCGCCTGTCCGCGCTGGGGTTCGACACGAACCCGCTGACGGAGGTCTGCAAGACGACGGAGGCGCTGATCATGCATTACGACCGGATCGCAGCCGACCGCGCCGCCTTGGGCTACGACATTGATGGCGTCGTCTACAAGGTCGACGATCTGGCGTTGCAACGGCGGCTGGGGTTCCGGTCCTCGACTCCCCGCTGGGCCATCGCGCACAAGTTCCCGGCCGAACGCGCCTGGACGCAGCTTGCGGGTATCGACATTCAGGTCGGGCGCACCGGTGCGCTGTCGCCGGTGGCGCGGTTGATGCCGGTCACGGTGGGTGGCGTCGTCGTCTCGAACGCGACGCTGCACAACGAAGACTATATCGCCGGGCGCAGCAGCGACGGGACGCCGATCCGCGACGGGCGCGACATCCGCATCGGCGACTGGGTTGAGATCTATCGCGCCGGCGACGTCATCCCCAAGATCCGCGACGTGGACCTGTCGCGCCGTCCAAGCGACGCGCAGCCCTATGATTTCCCGACACTTTGTCCCGATTGCGGATCTGCCGCGGTGCGCGACGACGGCGATTCCGTACGCCGCTGCACGGGCGGTCTGATCTGTCCAGCGCAAGCGCTTGAAAAGCTGCGGCATTTCGTCAGTCGCGCGGCCTTCGACATAGAGGGGTTGGGCGCAAAACAGGTCGAATACTTCTTCGGCGACGAGACGCTGCCAATCCGGCAACCCGCCGACATCTTCACCCTGCAGGCCCGCGACGACAAGGCCGTTGCCAAGCTGGAAAACCGTGACGGCTTCGGTCGGACCAGCGTCAAGAACCTCTTCCAAGCGATTGACGAGAAAAGGACGATCCCCCTCAACCGGTTGCTCTTCGCCCTCGGGATCCGCCACGTGGGCGAAGTTGCCTCCGCCGACCTCGCACGGCATTTCGGAATGTGGGAGGCACTTGTCGCCGTCGTCGATGCTGCAGGCCCTGCCGCGAGCGCCCACCGTGCCGCCGATGCGGCAGAGGCTGCCGCGCGTGCCGCCGCCGCCGATGCGGGCAAGCGCGCCAGCCTGAAACCCGTCCGCGATGCCGCCTGGGCCGACGTGCCACCGGACGCCGTGGCAGCCTGGGACGAACTCACCGGGATCGAGGGGATCGGCGCGACCGTGGCCGTCTCGCTCGTCACAACGTTTCAGCAGACGGCCGAGCGCGCCTCGATCGACCGGCTGGTCGCGCAGTTGAACGTGCAGGCGGTCGCAGCGCCCACGCAGACAGACAGCCCGGTGGCCGGCAAGACCATCGTCTTTACCGGCACGCTGGAACGCACGACCCGCGCCGAGGCGAAGGCGCGGGCCGAGGCGCTTGGCGCCAAGGTGGCCGGATCGGTCAGCGCCAAGACGAACCTGCTGGTCGCGGGGCCGGGCGCCGGGTCGAAGGCGACGAAAGCCGCCGAACTGGGGGTCGAGATCATCGACGAAGACGCCTGGATCGCCCTGATCGGCGAGGCATGACCGGCAGGCCTGAAATCCTGTTCCCGCTGTTCGCGGGGCTGACGCAACTGCCCGGCATCGGCGCGCGGACAGAGGCGCTTTTGGCGCAGATGGGCGTGACGCGCCCGCGCGATCTGTTACTGACGCTGCCGCAGGGCGGTGTCGACCGGCACCGCCGCGCCTCGATTCGCGAGGTCGTGGCACCCGCCGTCGTCACGGTCGAAGTGACGGTCGGACCGCACCAGCCGCCCACGGTGAAGGGACGCCCTTACCGCATCGTCGTCACGGACGCCGAGACTACGTTCCAGCTGATCTTCTTCCACGCCAAGGGCGATTACCTGCAGAAATTGCTGCCGACCGGGCAGCGTCGCGTCGTCTCTGGCCGGATCGAACTTTTCGACGGCATCGGCCAGATGGCGCATCCTGACCACATCCTGCCGGTGGCCGAGGCAGAGGCCATTCCGGCCTTCGAGCCGGTCTATCCGCTGACCGCAGGCATAACGCAAAAGCTGATGTTTCGCGCGACGCGGGGTGCGCTGGACCTCGCGCCGGATCTGGCCGAGTGGATCGATGGGCCACTTCAGGCACGCGAAGGCTGGCCCGGCTGGCGCGCGGCGCTGCTGGCAGCGCATGCGCCCGGGGCCACGACCGATCTGTCGCCGCTGGCGCCCGCGCGGGTGCGGCTGGCCTACGATGAATTCTTCGCCCATCAGGTGACGCTGGCCTTGGCGCGGTCGACGCAGCGGCGCAAGGCGGGCCGGGCGACCAAGGGCACGGGTGCGCTGCAAACCCGCGTCCTGCAAGCCTTGCCCTACAGCCCCACGGCGGCGCAGACCCGTGCGGTGTCCGAAATCGCCGCCGATCTGGCGGCCCCCCACCGCATGAACCGCCTGTTGCAGGGCGACGTGGGTGCCGGCAAGACGCTGGTCGCGCTGATGGCGCTGCTGGTCGCGGTCGAAGCGGGCGGGCAGGGCGTGATGATGGCGCCCACGGAAATCCTCGCGCGCCAGCATCTGGACGGGTTGCGCCCGCTGGCCGCCGATGCGGGTGTCGTGCTCGATATCCTCACCGGCCGCGACAAGGGGCGCGAGCGTGAGGCGAAACTGGCCGCCCTTGCGGCCGGAGAGATCCAGATCCTCGTCGGCACCCATGCCGTGTTCCAGAAGGACGTCGTCTTTCACGACCTGCGGCTGGCGGTGATCGACGAACAGCACCGTTTTGGCGTGGCCCAGCGGATGGAACTGGGCGCCAAGGGGCGCGCCGTCGACGTGCTGGTGATGACCGCGACGCCGATCCCACGCTCGCTCAGCCTCGCGCAATATGGCGAGATGGACCTGAGCGTGCTGGATGAAAAGCCGCCCGGCCGCACCCCCGTCACCACCGCCCTGATCAGCACGGACCGCATGGACGAGGTGATCGCCAAACTGCGCGGCGCGGTGGCCGACGGGCGGCAGGCCTACTGGGTCTGCCCGCTGGTCGAGGAGAGCGAGACCGTCGACATGACCGCCGCGGAACAGCGTTTCAAGCTGTTGCGCGCGGCTTTGGGAGAGGGTGTCGTCGGTCTGGTGCATGGTCAGATGCCGCCGGCAGAGAAGGACGCGGCGATGGCGCGCTTCGTCGCGGGACAGACCAAGGTGCTGGTCGCCACGACGGTCATCGAGGTCGGGGTCAACGTCCCCAATGCCTCGATCATGGTGATCGAACGGGCCGAGAGTTTCGGGCTTGCGCAGCTACATCAGTTGCGCGGTCGCGTCGGGCGCGGGGCCGCGGCCTCGACCTGTTTGCTGCTTTAT from Loktanella sp. M215 includes the following:
- the recG gene encoding ATP-dependent DNA helicase RecG, with product MTGRPEILFPLFAGLTQLPGIGARTEALLAQMGVTRPRDLLLTLPQGGVDRHRRASIREVVAPAVVTVEVTVGPHQPPTVKGRPYRIVVTDAETTFQLIFFHAKGDYLQKLLPTGQRRVVSGRIELFDGIGQMAHPDHILPVAEAEAIPAFEPVYPLTAGITQKLMFRATRGALDLAPDLAEWIDGPLQAREGWPGWRAALLAAHAPGATTDLSPLAPARVRLAYDEFFAHQVTLALARSTQRRKAGRATKGTGALQTRVLQALPYSPTAAQTRAVSEIAADLAAPHRMNRLLQGDVGAGKTLVALMALLVAVEAGGQGVMMAPTEILARQHLDGLRPLAADAGVVLDILTGRDKGREREAKLAALAAGEIQILVGTHAVFQKDVVFHDLRLAVIDEQHRFGVAQRMELGAKGRAVDVLVMTATPIPRSLSLAQYGEMDLSVLDEKPPGRTPVTTALISTDRMDEVIAKLRGAVADGRQAYWVCPLVEESETVDMTAAEQRFKLLRAALGEGVVGLVHGQMPPAEKDAAMARFVAGQTKVLVATTVIEVGVNVPNASIMVIERAESFGLAQLHQLRGRVGRGAAASTCLLLYQTPMSETAQRRLAILRETEDGFRIAEEDLAIRGAGDMIGTAQSGLPRFRIADLERQGALMALAQSDARKLLHDDPDLTSDRGRAARVLLWLMEQDRAIRLISVG
- the ligA gene encoding NAD-dependent DNA ligase LigA, with product MPVTDPRDDIPSLTRQAAADELASLADAINAANTAYHRDDAPTLSDAEYDRLKRRNTALEAAFPDLKRADSPTDRVGGDVADGFGKITHAQRMMSLANAFTAEDIVDFDAGIRRYLGLTGDAPLSYTAEPKIDGLSLSLRYEDGALVQAATRGDGAVGENVTANALTIATIPQHLTDAPQVLEVRGEVYMRHADFAALNARQEDAGLRPFANPRNAAAGSLRQLDSAITAARPLHFFAYAWGEVSEPLAETQSGAIARLSALGFDTNPLTEVCKTTEALIMHYDRIAADRAALGYDIDGVVYKVDDLALQRRLGFRSSTPRWAIAHKFPAERAWTQLAGIDIQVGRTGALSPVARLMPVTVGGVVVSNATLHNEDYIAGRSSDGTPIRDGRDIRIGDWVEIYRAGDVIPKIRDVDLSRRPSDAQPYDFPTLCPDCGSAAVRDDGDSVRRCTGGLICPAQALEKLRHFVSRAAFDIEGLGAKQVEYFFGDETLPIRQPADIFTLQARDDKAVAKLENRDGFGRTSVKNLFQAIDEKRTIPLNRLLFALGIRHVGEVASADLARHFGMWEALVAVVDAAGPAASAHRAADAAEAAARAAAADAGKRASLKPVRDAAWADVPPDAVAAWDELTGIEGIGATVAVSLVTTFQQTAERASIDRLVAQLNVQAVAAPTQTDSPVAGKTIVFTGTLERTTRAEAKARAEALGAKVAGSVSAKTNLLVAGPGAGSKATKAAELGVEIIDEDAWIALIGEA